The sequence aacacaATCTAGATGTAAAATGAGCCATACATCACAACGTAAAAAGTTAGTTATATCAtctttttggtttgattttggCTCCCTGAGCTGTGCTGAAAGCTGACAGAGTgaagagaagaagcagaaataaatgttcgGTAAGCTTTGGCTAGTTTTCAGTTAACATGAAGTTCCTATTGACTGACAGCCCTGACTAAGCCGTTCACATTGCTGCTGATCCCCAATAACATCCCGGGCTTACCGCatgtgtgtacacacacacacatttatgagGCTGCAGCCACATATAAGAGTGTGTCGAGCTGCACCTTTACATGAGCTGGTTTGCAAAAGCCAGATCCGTGCGTGCACTCCCAGCAGCTGTGTTTCTGAATGGATCCAGCAGCCATTGTTCTGCTGTCACTAACCCATCTCACAGGCCCAGGAGACACACCGCTGACATTTACCAGACCGCCCACCAccctcacacatgcacacacactacATACACATCCTCTCCTTTTCTCCCGCCTCTTTCTTCCTATCTTCCCCACTGCTTCCATCAAGTCCCTCGCTCATTCCCTCTCTGTCACTCCATCTTTATAGCATGATGTACGgggacagatgtgtgtgtgtgagagtgtgagtgtttgtgttaaTGAGTGGCCCTTTAAGGCTATTAAGCTAAGATTGGTACGCCCAGAGTCCCTCATTACCCAGCAAGCATTGCCCCCTACACGGAATGGTAATTGGTGCGGAGAGAGGGAGGGCTGAGGTAGCCATGGAAATAATAGGAGGATAAACACGGGATAATTGGGCGGATTGAGACCAAGAGAGGCGATTGATCAAGATGATTTGTGTTGGTGCGAACAAACTGTGCAAAAAGCAggaaggttaaaggtcaaacatTCAAATTTGCTCAAATATGATGCCTTGGATGAGTGTTGCTCTTCAGACCTgcttaaaagcagaaatgcttGCAGGCATAGGTGCTTAAAGGCTTTTTATTTCGGACTTCTGTTTAAATTATACATTAACCTGATCGCACTTCATGTCAATATTTTCTGAACCTCGCATGTTCCTGTTTGTTGTCACGTTGCcaggctctgtgtgtgtgtttgattatcGATGTCAGTCAGACTTTGATGCATCTGACAGTCGTTCACACCTCACACAGTGTAGCATGAGCATCACCTGCAGGATACAAACATGAACAGCAATGGTTCTCTGGTTGCTCTTATCTATGGAGCCCTGGGAGGGtccattgtaaaaaaacaaaataaaaaaacaaatgagttcAGGAAAAtcctttgttttagtttaataaaccATACATTTGGATTTGCAATaacatctgtgtgttttcactGTGGAGCTGAGGGGGTAGTGCTAAAtgggaaaacagaaataaacacaacactAGAAGTGAAACGAGTGTTTAGGGACCATCTAAATTGAAAAATTATATTCATTAAGATCGTCAGTGTTGTCTGTAGTATAATCAAAGTCACTTTGGACATTTAGGGCTCCTGATTCCAATAGTTAAATTGAAATATGTAGCCATAATTGTTATTTCACGTGTGAAAAGATGCCAGATTAACAGGTGAAACACGCGTTCCTATGTTTCCATTGtgattttagaacattttcaacatgttcatgtttttccaTGAGGGgtcaaatgagaaaaacatgttaaattcaTGTGGGGTTTTCTTTGAAGGGATCTTGGGAAGAAGAACTTGTCCAGCTTTCCAACTCCACCAAACCTAATTATTGACCTGTTGCTTGTTGTCAAACTAAATGAGGATTGTTCACAAACAGCACAGattaataaaactgagaaaactaATTGGCACTTGTCAAGATCCCTAATATTCTCCCCTGCTGTCCCTGGCATAAGTATAtgtgtacagaaaaaaaaaaaacaaacaaaccaacaaataaaactccCAGGTTACTTACTTtattgacaaataaaatgtaaaccaTGATAAACTGTGCTCAAACAAGAACTAAAACCTAATTGTTGAATGTGTTTTTACtcataaatgatcattttatttacccACTCACAATCTTCAGcccaattttcttttaaactagattctatttgtcttattttcatAAGCTAAacgttatttatttttctttacaataaCTAGTTCATGAAGTATCATACACTTAGGTTATCGATAATGAAATTTGGGGGGAGGGAAGCAGGTACAAATGCTTCACATAACTCAGATTTCTTCTTCTAGCCTGTACAGATTCATATAAAGTTTAACATATTGTGTGTGCTTTAGCTGGAATTTATTATCCTTACAAGTATTCTGTGTGGTTgtctgacaggaaaacaaacccgATCGTATTTTAAACTGCGGAATAATGTCGCCATCAAGTGGCCAGACTGGGTATTACAACCAAGAAGCCTGAAGCAGCAAAGAggagctttgtttgtttgtttgtttgtttttataataatatcTGTCTGTTTACTGCAGTGCAGGGATCGTTGGTACACATATATCTGTTTATATATCTGTATGGAAGAATTTTGCAGGAGCTTGAAGCCTCCACTGCACAGACCCTGGTaatatttggttttaatttgcAATAATTGGACTATTTGCACCCCCTCCTACTGTTTTAATGGGCTTTTATACACCGAGTGAGTGTGTCTGCCTAACActccttgatggaatgcatatcacccgctgccttttatgccagagttttcgattaagatcattttatgttgagaaatgatataATTATTTGGcctcagttgtagatatacatccaattattactttctgagggttttattaaagtctgtcaagtggttcacgagatattctgctaacagacaaacagagttgactctagtTAGTTAATGGCAGAATTGCAAACgaagattttgtgcaatttgtttgcgatcagagtatgtgttggggatcagtctcaactactaccaccccacattttaggtcaatatctgtaaaactgaccgagttatagtCAATTTGGTGGTTTTTAAGgttagctggctgtggcggccatcttgaatcaggttgacttcaaaggttaatcagttgtagatgcctattcaatgattattttctacaagtttcattaaaattcgtccagtggttcattaaatattttactaacagacaggcacGCCAACACAGAAACGGGCGTAAACATGATCggcgataaaaaaaaaaatagcctaTATATATCCTGACTGATATAACTGAAATGTGATTTATAGTGAAAATACTGATGTAGAACCGAGCCTGTAGTGGGTCGGTTCTGATGGCAGCACGTCGCAGCAGCTCATTGGATGTTCAGGAGGACGGATGGGCGAAACCATTCCTCCGGATGAGAGACTGATGAAGAGCAGAAAGCGTCCAGATTCTGCTTTCCCTCAGCATCACAGGCCCGGCTGAGAACATTACAAATCCGGGTAATTTACAGACAAATTAGCCTCCTGGTGAGGCTGGGAACGGTCCGACGTGATCCGGAGGAGATGGGTTTCTGGAAACACCCCAAACGCCAGACGGTACCGAGGATCCAGCTCGGTTCTCTCTCTGTTTAGAGTCGTTTTCGTCGCCGCTCGCTTCGTCCATCGTCGTCATGGTTTCCCTGCGGAGGCTCGTGCAGCTGTCGGTGCTGATCGTCCAGGGCGGGTGGCGGGGAGTCGCGCCGAGCCCCACCGAGGAGGGAGCGCTCCGGGCCGGCCACGGGGAGCACGGAGAGCCGGGCCACCAGGAGCCCCACAAGGACTCCTACAGCACGTTCGCCTCCGAGTTCCTGGAGTCCAAGTACCTGTCTGATGACGGTAAGGATCTGGGATCATTTCACTTTtggaaaatgactttaattATATAAGAACAATTATGGAAGCATGCAGGAGGTCTGGCAGGGAGGaatgaaactaacaaaaactgaacatgtGCTGCTGCTTTGTGCTGCTTCCAACCTGCCTCCTCTGCAGAAGGCCTTTCAGCACCCAGGCCAGCTCCCTGCTggtccctcacacacacacatctcccccccaccacacacacacacatacccacacAGGCACACAGGGCAGATGGCTTCTCCTCTGTGGCcctttttgcttaaaaacaacCATCACTCGCTCTGAAACCTCAGCAGAATAAAGGATTTTGCTTCTTTGCAGGTTATCCGTTCCCCACCGCCCCACCGGTTGATCCTTTTGCCAAGATCAAAGTCAGCGACTGTGGAGTCACCAAGGGCTGCATAAGGTTAGAAACATCACATCTTCATTTTCGCCCCCATCTTatatgaaaaccaaaaaaaatgaagggCATTTAGGTCCTCCGTTATCCTCTGGGCTGTGTTCTaacttaaaactgaaaactccACCTGTATCATCAGATAGGAAATAAACCGCTTTATGAACACAAGTTTATTCAGCCCAAATGCTTGAAGCACCACATGCTCTCTGATGAAATCTATGGGTCTCGTGGGATAAAAGGTGATTGGGACTGCCTTGTTTCCAGGTACGGGAAGCCAGGGTGTGACGCAGAAACCTGCGACTACTTCCTGAGTTACCGACGCATCGGGACAGACGTGGAGTACGAGATGAGCGCCGACACAGACGGCTGGGTGGCCGTGGGCTTCTCCTCGGATAAGAAAATGGTGAGGAAATGTGTAGCGGCTCTTATTGTTTTTCATAGTCATGAAAGCTAGAAACATCGGTCAGTCTTCAAACACGGATGCTGTGGGAGTTTGTTAAATGATTGGAAGCTGtctgaaacaaaactttaaagacaGTATTTctgttaatggcaaagttttaggcgaaaatgttgtgcaatgtgtggcgctcagagtatgtgttgtgaatgacactcagctaccaggtttcagctcaatgtctgtaaaactggctgagttggagccatttttgtgttctgtagtctaaattcagttggctgtggtagccatcttagattgagttgactccaacagttaatggcaaagtattaaaaacagatattgtgcgatcagttagcactcaTGAAGTAaaatggggatcagcctcagttactaccatgccaaatattagctcaataactgCGACTGCGTCAAAGCatcattcattaaaatccgtccgtTAGGTCTTCAAATAATTTGTTAACTTGACAGACAAAGCTTTACATGCACACAGGTATGGACAAAAACACTATCGCCCGTTGCTTCAGGCAATAATAAGTGCTAAAGTGgaatttgttttagttaatcTAAAGGAAGTTTTATAATTCGATGTGTGATCTGTCGGGGTGACGGCGTGCATTCGATTGTCCTCATGCTTTTGCGTTTCAAAGAAGTCAAGAGCAAGGCCTCCTCAAGTGACTGTGGTTTGAAGACAAGGGCGATCTGACCTCATAACAGTTTGCTCCGTTCAGATTTCTGTAAGATTTCCTGCACTACACTTATTGGGCAACACCATAATTGtcttttaaagtgaaacatTACCGCCACAGAGAAGGATGGGAGCGGACCTACATGGGAACAACAAGCATCAAAGTGGAGATAGGACTTTCAGAACTAAAGTCGAGGGGAAAGATTAGATCTATGCAGAACGCTGATGTTATCGTACAGATGTACGATCGACACTTCCTTGATGATCCTTGTTCCTTCAGGGAGGGGACGATGTCATGGGCTGCGTTCACGACGATAACGGACGCGTGAGGATCCACCACTTCTACAACGTGGGCCAGTGGGCCAAGGAGATCAAGAGGAACCCGGCAAGAGACGAGGAGGGCATTTTTGAGAACAACCGGGTGACGTGCCGCTTCAAGCGACCGCTGTACGTCCCCAGGGAGGAGACGCTGGTGGACCTGCACCTGTCGTGGTATTACCTGTTTGCGTGGGGACCTGCCATCCAAGGTGAGACGGGACGCTTCGGCATTACGTCGACCGTCTTTGTGCCTCTCTTATCGTATTCGTTCCCTCTTTCCCAACAGGCTCCATCACGAGACACGACATCGACAGCCCTCCAGTCAGCGACCACATGATCAGCATCTACAAGTACGAAGACATCTTCATGCCGTCCACAGCTTACCAGACCTTCAACTCGCCCCTCTGCTTACTGCTCATCGTAGCTCTCACTTTCTATCTGCTCATGGGAACGCCATAACGAAGCACAGCCGCTCACAGAACTAGGAAGGGTAAGGGAGCGAAAAGaagcagcaataaaaactaCAGACTGTATTAGATATGTTACAGATGAcagaatatatatttacatcACTCATCCTAActtaaaattaagaaaatataaGGAAAGAGTCCTGCACTGGAGATGTATGATTAAAGGAGTCATGTCAGTTTGAAATAAGCCAAGTATTTTCAGTGTTCATGAAAGGATCTATTTCCTCTAAATACAATATTTGCATATAACAGTGAATACATTTTATCGGTCTCTCAGGCACGGCATGAAGCAGAAAATCTGAGAATCATTTCAGACTCCTGCTGTTCCCCGGCTACTGAGCTTGAATGAAAGATGAGGGTTTTCTGGGGACACCAAAAGAAAAGATCCCAAATGCACACTTCCTGTCCTTTTACcctgctgttttaattttttaattttatttttttggatatCAGCCATCGCATCTTCCTCAGCCACAGTGATTGCTTGTTTCTCGGCGCTGTGGCACTGTGAGCGCATCTGACGAACAGGCAAAGGCGGACACATGAGTTATCATTGCCTGCATGAGCAATAACCCACGGAACAGGAGCAAACTGTGGGATACAAAACACTTTACAAGGGCATGGAGTGTTTTTATCCTCAGTTGTTCCTGTAGCATTTTAACCTgcattaaaaaatgtctgactgtattaaaatgtcagaaactATCTGTCACTGCAACgatacaaaaatatacaaactaCATTCTTCCTCTGactggacagatggcctcaaaCTGTACAAAGCCACGGTGTATTACGATCACATGTTTTTCCAGTTGTACCTTCACTGACTGCAGAAATGTCTTCACATTGCTTGCTTAGCTACACAGACTTGATGATTAGCTTGTGCTAATTAGCATAGAAACAATCCTGATGAACCTGAGCACGAAGCACAGAGGTGGGAGGGTGATGGTACGAGGCTAAAGTAGCGTAAAAGTTGTTAGAAATCGTATTTAAAGGAGAAGCCACAATTATAATGAAAAaggagatctgtgatctcaatgggatttgcctggttaaataaaggttaaatatatataatggTATACTATCTGACAgtgaatcacaaactgaaaaggttgtgtgtgttttagtaaGAAAATTCAAGATGCATTGTCTAAATCTCACAGGAATCTAAAAAAGGAAATCTAATCTAAGAAAGCTATTAGTGTATTTTTTACCTTCTGTAtcaaatgaaaataacattaaaaacacttcatGCTTAAccccagcagaaatattattttattgcattcGATGTCCGATCTCCTTTTTATGTTCAGTAATATCTTATTTGTTTCTCTTACTTTTACTCTCTCATTTCTAGTcgtttttgcagaaaacagcCTGTTCTGAAACAAAGAGATATCCTGCAGGGATTAAAAAGTGGCTTTGACCGTAGCCTCACCTAATAAGATGAAATTATTCACTTTTTCTGGACTTGTTCAGCACTACagaaatatttcagtatttttccaaaaaaattaaaataaagagaaacaaacaaacaaacaaaaaaagtagctAGTAGCTGTAAATTATGAAAGTcagtttctgtcacttttattaaaacaagagtCTTCAAATTATAAATATGAGCTGCTATCCTAAAGTTATGACTCAGTTTCTCATAGTTATAAGATACTAAGTCACAATTATGAGATGTTAAGTCATAATTGAAAGACACTATTTCAAAATTATGACATAATATCTCATAATAATGAATTTagcatctcataattatgagatacagttttataaatatgagTGAAGTCCTCATTTTGGgataatattttataattatgagaaaggaactttttttttttttaccaaagtgGCAGAAACAGGCTTCCATAGAGAAGAAGCTACGATAAACTGaccaaacataaataaatacataaaacactaaaaagaacaataaagagagagaaaaaatgcaGAAGTTGTGACTGCCCCTTTTCGTCTGGGTACTCCGTTGCCCATAATGCCGTTGGGCATTTCGGTAATATTACGTCACATGTTTTCTTCCTCACGCGGTAGATCCGTTGGAGGCGAAGCGGGCAACATGGCAGATGAGGAGGACTCGGGGAGCAAGCCGGCCGCCGCCTCTACCCCGGAGACCCCTCACCACGGGCGGCCTCTCTCCGTTTCCTTCACCGACAGCGTTCAGCCGGCCGTCGGGATGGTGAGCCAGCTGCTAACCCAGCCGTCGTCCCtgaagtttgacaaaaacatcaaacaggCCTTTTACAACACGGGGGCGATGATCTTCGTGGCTATCTGCTGCGGGGCGGCCGTCCTGGTCTACTTCATCCTGGAGGCCTTCCTGCGCCCGCTCCTCTGGGCCGTGCTCTGCGGCACCTTCCTCCACCCCTTTAAATACTCTCTCGCCCGGCTCGGCCGCTCGTGGCTCAGCGGCCTGCGGGACACCGGGACGCCCATCGTCGTGGGGACCCTGCTGGTCCCGGTGTGGTGCGTCAACTACGGGGTGGATGCGATGGGCCGGCTGGTGCTGGAGCGGCTCACGGTGCTCCTGGTGATCGGAGCCGGGGCGCCGCTGGTTTACTTCCTCTACCTTTTCTGGAGCGTCATCGGTGTGCAGGTGGTCCTCGGACACGTCTGTTGGGCCGTCG is a genomic window of Kryptolebias marmoratus isolate JLee-2015 linkage group LG16, ASM164957v2, whole genome shotgun sequence containing:
- the LOC108241045 gene encoding DOMON domain-containing protein FRRS1L, whose amino-acid sequence is MVSLRRLVQLSVLIVQGGWRGVAPSPTEEGALRAGHGEHGEPGHQEPHKDSYSTFASEFLESKYLSDDGYPFPTAPPVDPFAKIKVSDCGVTKGCIRYGKPGCDAETCDYFLSYRRIGTDVEYEMSADTDGWVAVGFSSDKKMGGDDVMGCVHDDNGRVRIHHFYNVGQWAKEIKRNPARDEEGIFENNRVTCRFKRPLYVPREETLVDLHLSWYYLFAWGPAIQGSITRHDIDSPPVSDHMISIYKYEDIFMPSTAYQTFNSPLCLLLIVALTFYLLMGTP